The Quercus robur chromosome 7, dhQueRobu3.1, whole genome shotgun sequence genome has a segment encoding these proteins:
- the LOC126691129 gene encoding uncharacterized protein LOC126691129, with translation MEDAKRRALIKSQAVKKKESGEVVPRVSASAPKRKPTSKSDRPFRQPKVSLEPVVGLMAEGTKTVTPAKHGTGKGFMTAPDSKQERPPSLLRDDSKYALEKLSSIITAEDYEDLGNHSTEAMGETGLFAVAQSLVMMKGLLDRCLNRESTLDRVRAKAEQTEEELGQLHKWRSNMEKKLEISEKARKELEEKTVESLTVIEKKEAEIKELKEEIRHVKEVAVKEYRDSDSLLSELADSFLQGFDDSLRQVKKAYPELDLSMVKVDDQGQTSALPVASENTEDLFGEDAVQGDRESVPSKDVQVAEPKKVD, from the exons atggaagaCGCAAAAAGGAGAGCTTTAATTAAATCTCAAGCCGTCAAGAAGAAGGAATCGGGCGAGGTGGTACCTAGGGTGTCGGCTTCAGCCccgaagaggaaaccgacatCAAAATCTGACCGTCCGTTTAGgcaaccaaaggtctctcttgaacctgtggttggTTTGATGGCTGAGGGTAccaagaccgtcaccccagctaAGCATGGGACGGGAAAAGGATTCATGACGGCCCCAGACTCtaagcaagagagacctccttccctCCTCCGTGACGACTCCAAGTATGCGTTGGAGAAGCTGTCGTCTATTATCACGGCGGAAGACTATGAGGATCTTGGAAACcactcgacggaggccatgggggagacgggcctctttgccGTTGCTCAG tccttggtcatgatgaagggattACTGGACCGGTGTCTCAATCGTGAGAGTACTTTGGACCGGGTGCGTGCAAAggcggagcagacggaggaagagcttggtcaactccataaatggaggtccaatatggagaagaagctggagatttctgagaaggcaaggaaagagctggaggagaagacggTCGAGTCGTTGACGGTTATAGAGAAGAAGGAGGCGGAGATTAAAGAACTGAAGGAAGAGATCCGTCATGTGAAAGAGGTAGCCGTCAAGGAGTACCGTGACTCAGACTCCTTGTTGAGCGAGCTGGCGGACTctttccttcaaggcttcgacGACTCTCTCCGTCAGGTCAAGAAGGCCTACCCCGAGCTGGATTTGTCAATGGTCAAAGTTGACGACCAAGGccagacttctgccctccccgtcgcttccgaaaatacggaggacctttTTGGCGAAGACGCTGTTCAGGGCGACAGAGAATCCGTCCCGTCGAAGGATGTTCAAGTTGCTGAGCCAAAGAAAGTGGATTAA